Genomic DNA from Solanum pennellii chromosome 3, SPENNV200:
cttAATAATAATCCCTGCATTATAGTTCCCGTTCTTCTAATTCATGTATAACTTGTATTTAAACCAAACATCTCCATAGTTTTCCTTGACAAGACATGCTAGAGTTTTCTAATCTCCCCGTCAACTGTTAGAGATTGGAGAAGCAAAGTGCCAGAGTTGTTTTTCTCGAAAACTTCCCGTTGGCTTGAAAGACATAAGGATTGCTTATGATACCAAATCATTCATCTTTATAACAACTTATACTAAATCATGCATAATACCTAGTAAGATACTGAAACATGCTATACAGTAGTATTTTTCTTCTAACAGAAGTCTACTTTTCACTACTCCGTATCTTTTTATGTGATCTAGTTATGTTTTGGAGAGTCAATGATGCTTTCTTTGACCACGATTTTATCAAATgagtttaaatattttgaattgttaactATTGTGactaaaatttaagtttttttttcttcataaaaattgaaaattctcCAAAATTAGTTAGTTTGACCATCATACTTTAAATGTGTTCACATAAAGTGGAATTGAGGGAGTATCATTCATCTGTTGATTGGGTGATTAACTATACGTTAAACATGGTATGCTGATAAGAAggactttttctttcttaaatctTTGGGCTGCCAGGTTGGTCCTTGCTATAGGAGCTGAGGCCAAACTTGATATTGTTCCAGGCGCTGCAGATTATGCCTTGCCATTTTATACCCTAGAGGATGCTCATGTCAGTACTTGATTGAATAAGGTtacattttatcattttaaagtAAACCTATATTGTGATATTTGGCTCTTATGCAAATTTGAAGTGTTTCCACTCTGTATTTTTTGTGCAGAGGGTTGATAAAAAGCTAAGAGAATTAGAACGCAAGAACTTCGGTAAGGACTCTGCAATTCGAGTAGCAGTGGTTGGATGTGGTTATGGAGGAGTTGAGTTAGCTGCCACGATATCGGAAAGGTTGCAAGAAAAGGGAATTGTACAAGCAATTAATGTTGATAAGACAATTTTGTCAAATGCTCCAGCAGGAAACAGGGAAGCAGCACTAAAAGTAAGCAATTTACATCAGTGAGTTGCCATCATTTCATCAAAGGTGCTTTAGTGTCATAGTATTTTGCACTAtttattcttccttttatctTTCAACAAAAAATTGGATCACCGTTCACAACATTTAATATGGCATATCGTGTCTATGTTGGAATCAATTAGGAAGATACATCCTTGATTTCTTTCCTTGTTTAGAATTGGTGATTATTTAAACATCTAATAGCTTGGGAAAATATTCGAGTAAATACATTCTTTaattctttctttcgtgctatatTTTGTAAGTTACAGAGGCAATTGAGCTATTTCCCAATAAATTATTGCAAGTACTACAAGATCTAAGTACAAGTACATTGAGTCTATCTCTATATGGCCTGTGTAAATTGTAAAGGAGTAGGTCTAGGTTCATTCTAGTAGCACTCCCTCTCAAGCTAGAGTATAGATGTTGATCATGCCCAGCTTGTTACAAAGGTAATCAATGCGAGCTCCATTCAATGCCTTTGtggacattttttttttgtaagttagCCCTTTTGTATTCTCCTCATTTTACAATGTGATAAACTTCTTGTTTCATCATGATCCACCGTCTGTTGTGTCCCTTATATTTGAACATAAGCAGTCTTCCTTCAGGTACTTTCTTCCAGGAGAGTTCAACTCATACTTGGTTATTTTGTCCGATGCATAACAAAAGGAAACGAACCTCAGACCTCAGATGCTGAACCTGGAAGTATAGACTCGGCAGCTGATCATTCTGAAAGTGTAATACTTGAATTGCAGCCTGCTGAAAGAGGCTTGCAGGGTCAGACTATACGGGCAGATATAGTTTTATGGACTATTGGATCTAAACCACTGCTTCCTCAGTTGGAACCTAGTGATAAACCTTACGACATTCCTCTGAATGCTAGGGGACAAGCAGAAACTGATGAAACTCTCCGTGTCAAGGGTCATCCTCGTATATTTGCTGTTGGTGATTCGTCTACATTAAGGGACAGGAATGGGAAGTTGCTTCCGGCTACTGCACAGGTAGTTGACTGAATTTATCTGAGTAAGCTTGTGCAAGAAATACATGTGCACCTATGATTGAGAGGCATGCTCTTTCTGTactgatttttctgtggttttTGTTACAGGTTGCTTTCCAGCAAGCAGATTTTGCTGGTTGGAATTTGTGGGCTGCAATTAATGACCGCCCATTGTTGCCTTTTAGGTTTGTTCCATATCTGCTACATCGATTGACTATCTGATTGTGTTTATTATTTGTTGAGTGAGCATCTGTTACATGGTTTAGTTCCCTTAATTTCGAGAAAAATGTTAGGTTTCCtagttttcttttttggttAAAACCTAAATTGACACTCTAACTTGCACTCATTTACAATGCCGGCCCCCTCTTAGTGATGTTCTAGTTGAACACctatgttttttaaaaagttggATAATCAACACCTCTACCACTAACTATAATGTGTGCTTCTTAATTTTCCTTACATGGCGCAATACATTGCATAAAATGAGCTGTCAGTTGATGAAACCAAAGGTAAACTTGTTTTAGATTTCCTCCCACCATAATTTGTTTCCTccataaaaaaaactcaaagcACCAGTGAAGAAAGAGCTTCTTTTCTCAGAAACTGACTGTGGTGTTGGCAGCAGCATCTTCACGGTGACTCTATTTTTCCCTAAACATTAAAAACTCCCTCCTAGTCCTTCTCATCTCTTGAGATTCTGAGACGAAAATAGCttcttcaaatttgaaatttatgactgctatcttattttcttttgtgtACTTATGCTCTCTTTTAGTAAGAACCGCTTTATGGATACTTCCATTCATTAGATTACTAATTTGAGCATCAATGGTTGTAAATATCATTATAAAACCAAACCCATTGACATTTAGTTCAATTTTGTGAAAGATATGGTTGCATACAAAGAAGTGAACATTAAGTGCATCTACTCAAATATTTGTAGATCCATTGACTTAAATATCTGTCTCACAAGTAGCAATAGAAGGTCATAACTATGTTTTACTCGTGAGAGAAAGATCATTGATAAAATCTCTATTTGTGTTTGTTGGTACCGACTATGATTTAAGGGTCATAATTGTGATGGAAAGAAAGTAGGATGCACAAGATCAAACATATTCAAATGATATAGCATACTAAGCATATTTATGATATGGTTGATGATGACAAGAGGCTATATATTCCTAACAGATGTATAGCAAAGTGCTCTCATAGTATACTGGTTGGCGGTTGCACGCCCTCTGTATCCGGTATGAATTGATAGAAGAGAAATAAAAGTGGAATAAGCTTTTTCTTAATTAGTTGGTGGAACTTGAGCACTCCATTCTGTGTAAGTGAGAGTTGTTAGAAAATACTATTAGGCCTAGTCTATCTATAAGGGGGTGCTAGTTAGGTGTTGGTCCATTAGTGATTTTTCCATAGAAACCTTATTTAATTCCCTATAAATACAGAATTATGGGTACGggaaaacatgtttttttttttcattcagaGATAGATGGCTAGCGTAAAATTATCTTTGCATCTAAAGGTTATTTAGATTGTGAAAACAGGGAATCATCGACTTTATAAAGTTCCCAACTGTtgaattaggtcttaggcctaactcacaccccaaaatgtagctcaaagggaggagaattgtccaagccttataaggagtccacctatctcattaaccaccgatatGGACTTCTGctattctttaacaccccacctcacgcccagtgcttagcatctggtgcgtgggcaattttgattttgggggtcCCAACATCgggagacgggccctgctctgataccatgttgaagtatgtgaccatctcatctaaaagcttaagTTGTTAGAGAAAGCACGCTTgtattatttgattatattttcaaCACGCCCCCTCATGTGCGAGCCTGTTTTTTTTTCATGGGCCAAGCACGTGgaaattctttttttgatttGGGTGGCACGCTTgtattatttgattatattttcaaCACGCCCCCTCATGTGCGAGCCTGTTTTTTTTTCATGGACCAAGCACGTGgaaattctttttttgatttGGGTGGCGGTGAGATTCGATTTCAGGTAGAGAAAGCACGCTTgtattatttgattatattttcaaCACGCCCCCTCACGTGCGAGCCTGTTTTTTTTCATGGGCCAAGCACGTGgaaattctttttttgatttGGGTGGTGGTGAGATTCGATTTGAGGATCTTTGCCTGCTCTGATTTTATGTAGAATTAGGttttaggcctaactcacaccccaaaagctagatcgaagggaggaggattgtccaagccttataaggaatccacccatctcattaaccaccgatatgggacttttgtcattctttaaacCGTGATTAAAGTCGTGAAAAGATCAGCTtcctaaatttctttttaagtctTCGGAAacaatttttactttaattacTTTAGTTAGGAAACAATATACCATATGCTATAGCTTTTTCTTAAAGTTCTTTTTTCAAGTGTGGAACTTTAAACAGTGAGCGGAGTTATTGACACTTCCAAATCTATTTGCAACTATTCGAGTTATCAGTCCTAGTTACAAAGTTGTATCAGGTGATTATGAAGCAAAGTTGATTTTCTTGATTAAAACTATGCCACTATGCCGCAGGTATCAAAATTTAGGTGAGATGATGACACTTGGAAAGTATGATGCTGCTGTTTCACCAAGTTTCACTGATGGGCTGACCTTGGACGGTTTTGTTGGTCATACCGGTATACATTAACCTTCACATTTCTAACAGAGGCATCAGTCTATTCACCCCCCAAACCCCCGTCTCTCGTTCTTCACTTTCTCATAATTCAGTTGGTACTTATTGCAGCAAGGAAAATAGCGTACTTGATCAGATTACCAACTGATAAACACCGCGTGCAAGTAGGAATCAGTTGGCTACTGAAATCCACAGTTGATTCAGTTGCAACAATACAGACAATGCTCTCTAAAGCCCAATCAGGGTCCTAGATCAGTTGCTTTTGGTTCAGTACAATCTTCTCTGGAACCCACCCTTCTTTATGCTGAGGAAGTATCGACATCCCAATTTCGAAATCCTCTTCCTTTGTTAAGTAATTGTTTTAAGTTGCAAAGCTACAAACAATGCTTGCTAAAGCTCAAATCAGGATCTTAGTTTAATGTATGTGTTGCAATCACTTTAGGGTGGGGGGCTAGTTTACATGATATCCATCATTCTTATAAAAGAATATTCATGAACAACAGCAGGTCCAATTATACTCAGATTTAAACCATTAACACTACGTTCAGATCATTATtatctattgtattgtattgtatcgttacTTTATCTATAATgcttgttttgattgttacttaaaatgtattgtactgtattgttaaatttcgttgttatGTAACAATGAAAATCCCTATTTTGTGGAACAACCAATCTGGTGTGTTctcattgttacttaattttttcaattatatctttacataatattttaaaatattattttaccctttaccttaattatttaaatctagttAAACCTCCTACCttagaataattaaggatattttagtaaatttataaattataatacagtATGATACAATCAagccaaacaattaaaatgttattaaacaacaacaaacaatacaatctagtcaaacattgtatctaccatacaatatagtataatacaatacattatgaaacaatgggtaacaatgatccaaacaaagtgtaaaGTGCATGAGGAATATTATAGAAATCTATTCTGAGTAGTTAATTGACCAAAATTTCCAAAGCTATCCTTAACAAATCATAGGAAAGGTGAGAAATTGGAACCCCTAAGGTGGTCTTATAAAATTTGAgtcatattaatttgattttttttaaaattattattattaatattatatctaTTTTAAGGTTAAGAAGCGTGGTCATGGAACATTGTCACAAAAATATCAAGTGTTCTTTTAAAAAGTTTagtctaaatattttattttattatttattattttacttttcagAACTAATTAAACTGCTACACAGCTACACTAAATCTTTCCAGATTTTGGactaaaataaaagtaaaaaatattttgagggaCACACACAACGTGTTATTCCGTTGCCAAATTACAAATTGATAAGAAATACACATTTTGGTTGAACATAAGATTTTTTAATTCACTGATTTGGAATGTTTCGGTATTAGATTAAATCATACAAGAAAAACACCAATAATTTGATAATGTTATATCAAAAgtcacaataatatatatatatatatatattttttaccaTATTCACAAACAAAGGGATTCGtgatttcaaatcaaacaatagatacatgtatttgcaattataaattatatatctatCAATTAAATTTTCTGATTCCAATAACGATTATTacatgggaaaattgtatataatagcaaactaataacctaaaataaatggaatagctagggtttgatttaattgtgctccatagcaaacgttagctaaaatttgtcagcgtctctctcccagaaatctcgctcgccactctccattctcgctcgcctctctcgctttatacacagaagtgtataattctgtttctgttttgtataaagcgagagaaaattgtatatacacatgcaaaaatatatatcttcgtgttatacacttaattatacaatttacaaatattttacttcaaatattgcagagaaaaaggtcaaagaattatacaattgcgaattatacaattgcagtgaaatacaattttctctacctttatacaacagaagtgtatatattgtatttctgtttttgtataaagcgagaggaaaacatatatcttcttgctatacatttaatattgcagcgaaataggcagtgaattatacaattatgcattatacaattgcagtgaaataggatagcgaattatacaattgcagcgaaataggccagcgaattatacaatttaggccagtaaattatacacttgtacatgtatagcaaattatacagttttatgtttgctatggagtgcaattatgcaaagtttgctatagcatacaaatatgaattttttgtttgctatatgtgaaagttgcccttattACATATCTCTATGGTAAATAGTACAGTTTTCTTACATGTGTGTATCATGAAGTTGACATGAATTTAACTATCTTCgtgaaatcaaatttttatacgaattctttaagaaaatattacttttaTCGTATTACCTATGCGTGCAtccatttaaaaaaacaaatagagTACAACTTCTTTCTGGCAAAAAATTAAAGTACACATATAATGCAAGTTTTCAAGAATAATGAATATCATCTTTTTTATTCCTcgtacaaaaataaaaactaattgGATATAAAGCTTGTTAGTTGGTTAAAAATTAAAGCTCGTTAGTTCTTCAACTGCTTGAAATGGTTGGTTTTATGAGCCTAACTCAAGTACAATTAAGCAGTCATAAATTCTTTGGTTTGAAGAGGACTACAATAACAGGTAATGAAAGGACTAAAGtacatttttggtatatttttatttggaaaaattacCTAATTAGACCGACTTCactatcatatatacatatactagACAAGGTTGCCCGTGCACACACGGGCCCAATATTTTTGTTGACAATATACACACATGGTTATACATTACATTTTTAGGCAATAACTATCACAAATATTGATAGGAAGACAACTAATGAAAGGTTGATAATTTATAGAGACATATTTACACATTACATTGTAATTGCAGTGTTTAGACATACATATTGTTTATACATTACAACACTGCTTATGCACGTTTACACTATGCTATTTACATAATAGATGATGATGGTGCGACGTTGTAGTTGCAAAATACCTGCAGTAGGAAGGAAAAGTGTTTAAAGT
This window encodes:
- the LOC107015022 gene encoding alternative NAD(P)H-ubiquinone oxidoreductase C1, chloroplastic/mitochondrial; protein product: MNQLLPPLHQKNPIASMEFTLASSATAKTAPLTCRQMGLGSPKLPNVWRSSSWRARSSRRNTSLRTVAMSTTAGLGNTMEAPAANAQNVNYMWPDKKRPRICIVGGGFGGLYTALRLESLVWPDDKKPQVVLIDQSERFVFKPLLYELLSGEVEAWEIAPQFSDLLANTGVRFFKDRVKCLYPCDHLGTNAPTAGTVHLESGLLIEYDWLVLAIGAEAKLDIVPGAADYALPFYTLEDAHRVDKKLRELERKNFGKDSAIRVAVVGCGYGGVELAATISERLQEKGIVQAINVDKTILSNAPAGNREAALKVLSSRRVQLILGYFVRCITKGNEPQTSDAEPGSIDSAADHSESVILELQPAERGLQGQTIRADIVLWTIGSKPLLPQLEPSDKPYDIPLNARGQAETDETLRVKGHPRIFAVGDSSTLRDRNGKLLPATAQVAFQQADFAGWNLWAAINDRPLLPFRYQNLGEMMTLGKYDAAVSPSFTDGLTLDGFVGHTARKIAYLIRLPTDKHRVQVGISWLLKSTVDSVATIQTMLSKAQSGS